The following DNA comes from Halorhabdus tiamatea SARL4B.
CTGTCGTTGCAGGCCAAACTCGAGCGGATCCCCTTCGACGCGCCGGAGGCCGAGTCCGAACTCGCGACCGGGGCGCTGGTGGAGTACTCGGGCCGGAAACTCGCACTGTTTCACCTCACCAAAGACGTCGAACTCGTCGTCGGCGCGGCGCTGCTGTCGGCGCTGTTCCTCGGCGGGCCCTACCCCGTCGGATCGGTCGAAGGGGTCGCCGGGGCCGCGCTGGGGATCGCCGTCTTCCTCGTGAAGACCCTCGCCATCGTGGCCGTCCTCTCGATCCTCAGGGGCGTGCTCGCGCGACTCCGGATCGAGCAGGTCCTCAGCGTGTTCTACCGGTGGCTCGTGCCGATCGGGCTGGCCCAGATCGGGATCGTGCTGGCGGTCGGGCTGTACGCGGAGGGACTGTTATGAGCTTACCAGGCAAACTCGTCCCCGAGGCGCTGAAGACCCTCGGGAAAGACCGGGCGACCGTATCGTACCCCAAGAACAAGCGGACGCTCCCGGAGCGCTTCCGTGGCGCTGTCGAGTTCGATCCCGACCCCTGTACGGGGTGTGGGATGTGTGAACGCCACTGCGCGGCCGACGCGATCGAAGTCGGGACCGACGACGACGGCAACGTCACCTGGGCGTACGACGTCGCCAGGTGCATGTTCTGTGGGCAATGTGCGGAGTCCTGCCCGACCGACGCGATCGTGATGGGCCAGGAGTTCGAACTCGCAGACAGTGACCGGGAGTCCTTCGAGGAATCGTACACCTTCGAACGGTGACGGGCGGCACCCGCCTACTGGGTACCGCCGAGCACGTCGCTCAATTCCGCGGCCAGCTCGTCGAGGCGTCGCTCCACGGCGGGCGAAAGCTCGGTCCCGAACTCGATCCGGGCCGGCTCGACGCCAAACAAGGCGACGTTGGCGTCCATCTCGCGAGTGAGGAACGTTTCCAGCATCGCCGGAGTCGACTTATGAGACGAAAAGGACTCGCCACCGAGGTCGGCAGAATCGATCCACTTGGAGTCACCGGGCTCGCCGTCGAAGGCGATCGCGTCGACCAGCACGATCCAGTCGGGCTCGAACCGACGGATCACGCCCGTCTGGTTCTCGGGGGCGACGCCGCCCTCGATCACGCGGAGTCGATCGTCCTCGATCCCGGACAGTCGCCGGACGACTTCGAGGCCGACGGCGTCGTCGCCGCGCAGTTCCGAGCCCATACCGACGAGGGCGACGCGATCGGCGGTGTCGATTTGCGGTGGCGTCGTCACAGATCCAGACAGGACGCCAACCGTCTAAAGCGACTCGCTCGCGAGGGGCGTCCGTCGCCGCGAACCAGGTGGTCGCGGCGACCAGCCGTCCCGGACTGGACGACCACAGACAGACCACGTTCGCGATCGAAAATGAACGATTCCGCAGCTACCATCCGAATTAAGTCGAATGATTCAAGAAGTATTCGCCGGAAAACCGAGGTATGGATATGTCCGTGAGTGAGCGAACGCGGCCCGTTCGGAAGGGTGGAGCGAGCGGGACGAGCGGTGTGTGTCGAAGGCGCACGCCGGGAGGCCAGCCGTGACCGAGACGCCGCTCGCGACGGTCCCGTTGCTCGCGCTGTTCGCGGGCATCTTCGCCACGTATCTGGTCGGCCGAATCCGACACGAGCGATCGACCCAGGCGACCGGCGTCGTCGCGGTCGCATCGTTGCTCGTCGCACTCGGCGCGACCTGGTCACTGTGGACGTCGTCACTTCCGATCGAGTACGCGATCGGCGGGGCCGGTGTCGGCATCCAGGTTACCGCCCTCGGCGTCTTCCTGTCGGTCGTCGCGTGTCTGGCCGGGCTCGCAGTCGCCGTCTACGCGATGGCTGGCACGGACGACGACGGGGCGACGGAACTCTATTATCCCCTGGTGCTCGCGGCAGTCGCCGGCGTCGTCGGCATCGGGGTTTCGGCGGACCTGTTCTCGCTGTACGTCTTCTTCGAGGTGATGGCCGTCGCGACGTACGCGCTTGTGCCGTTCGCGGTTTCCCGGGCGAGTGCCGTCGAGGCCGGATTCAAGTACGTCGTGCTGAACGCCGTCGGATCGGTGCTCGCGATCTTCGGGGTCTCGCTGGTGTACGCCGAAACGGGCGGAACGCTCGCGTTCGGCCCGGTTGCGGCGGCGCTCTCGGACACGACGGAGATCGCAACGGCCGCCGTGCTCTTCCTGGTCGTCGGCTTCGGCGTGAAGGCAGCGATCGTCCCGCTGCACACGTGGGTGCCGGACGCCTACGCCGAATCGCCGGCCGGCGCGAGCGCGTTGCTCGCAGGCCTGGCGACGCCCGCTGCCGCCGTGGCGATGGTCAAGGCGCTGTCTGTGTTCCCGGGCACGGTCCCGGTCGGACTCGTCCTGGTCGTCTTCGGCGCGATCACGATGACCGTCGGGAACTTCCTCGCGCTCGGGCAACGTGACCTCAAACGGTTGCTCGCCTACTCGTCGATCCCCCACGTCGGCTACGTGATTTTCGGGTTCGGGATCGGTTTCTACGGCGACTTTGGCGTCGCGGTCGACGGGGCGCTCTTTCACGTCCTCGCGAACGCCTTTATGAAGGGCGGGGCCTTCCTCGCCGTCGGTGCGATCGCCTACCGCCTCGCGAGTACTGACGTGGCGAACCCGCGCCACCTCGACGACCTCGCGGGGATCGGCTACCGGATGCCGGTCGCCGCCGGCGCGATCGCGGTCGCGGTGCTGGCGCTGGCCGGCGTCCCGCCGCTCGCTGGCTTCTGGGGCAAACTCCTCATCGTCGTCGGGGGCGCGGAAGTGTCAGGATGGCTCGGCGTCGCCCTCGCGCTGCTGGTGATCGGCAACTCGTTCCTCTCGCTGGGGTACTACCTGCCGGTTCTGCGGAGCCTCTTTGCCAGCCCAGAGGACGCTGTGAGTTCGGCCGCTCG
Coding sequences within:
- a CDS encoding complex I subunit 5 family protein codes for the protein MTETPLATVPLLALFAGIFATYLVGRIRHERSTQATGVVAVASLLVALGATWSLWTSSLPIEYAIGGAGVGIQVTALGVFLSVVACLAGLAVAVYAMAGTDDDGATELYYPLVLAAVAGVVGIGVSADLFSLYVFFEVMAVATYALVPFAVSRASAVEAGFKYVVLNAVGSVLAIFGVSLVYAETGGTLAFGPVAAALSDTTEIATAAVLFLVVGFGVKAAIVPLHTWVPDAYAESPAGASALLAGLATPAAAVAMVKALSVFPGTVPVGLVLVVFGAITMTVGNFLALGQRDLKRLLAYSSIPHVGYVIFGFGIGFYGDFGVAVDGALFHVLANAFMKGGAFLAVGAIAYRLASTDVANPRHLDDLAGIGYRMPVAAGAIAVAVLALAGVPPLAGFWGKLLIVVGGAEVSGWLGVALALLVIGNSFLSLGYYLPVLRSLFASPEDAVSSAARTPTLLAIPILGLTAGTILLGIVPSVGFDLVGPATDVLLSGVMP
- a CDS encoding hydrogenase maturation protease — its product is MTTPPQIDTADRVALVGMGSELRGDDAVGLEVVRRLSGIEDDRLRVIEGGVAPENQTGVIRRFEPDWIVLVDAIAFDGEPGDSKWIDSADLGGESFSSHKSTPAMLETFLTREMDANVALFGVEPARIEFGTELSPAVERRLDELAAELSDVLGGTQ
- a CDS encoding NADH-quinone oxidoreductase subunit I → MSLPGKLVPEALKTLGKDRATVSYPKNKRTLPERFRGAVEFDPDPCTGCGMCERHCAADAIEVGTDDDGNVTWAYDVARCMFCGQCAESCPTDAIVMGQEFELADSDRESFEESYTFER